Proteins encoded by one window of Rattus rattus isolate New Zealand chromosome 10, Rrattus_CSIRO_v1, whole genome shotgun sequence:
- the Usf1 gene encoding upstream stimulatory factor 1 yields the protein MKGQQKTAETEEGTVQIQEGAVATGEDPTSVAIASIQSAATFPDPNVGTSSELRMGGQVMYRVIQVSEGQLDGQTEGSGAISGYPATQSMTQAVIQGAFTSDDAVDAEGTAAETHYTYFPSTAVGDGSGGTTSGSTTAVVTTQGSEALLGQATPPSTGQFFVMMSPQEVLQGGSQRSIAPRTHPYSPKSEAPRTTRDEKRRAQHNEVERRRRDKINNWIVQLSKIIPDCSMESTKSGQSKGGILSKACDYIQELRQSNHRLSEELQGLDQLQLDNDVLRQQVRLIPGRPPWHPVAADPVWIPWKTLTLSFSTMAVRLT from the exons ATGAAGGG GCAGCAGAAAACAGCCGAAACCGAAGAGGGGACGGTGCAGATTCAGGAAG GTGCAGTGGCTACTGGAGAGGACCCAACTAGTGTAGCTATCGCCAGCATCCAATCAGCTGCCACTTTCCCCGACCCCAACGTGGGCACGTCTTCCGAACTGAGAATGGGGGGCCAG GTGATGTACAGGGTGATCCAGGTGTCTGAGGGGCAGCTGGATGGCCAGACAGAGGGCTCTGGCGCTATCAGTGGCTACCCTGCCACTCAGTCTATGACTCAG GCAGTGATCCAGGGGGCTTTCACCAGTGATGATGCTGTTGACGCGGAGGGGACAGCTGCCGAGACACACTACACTTACTTCCCCAGCACCGCAGTGGGAGATGGGTCAGGGGGTACGACATCTGGGAGTACAACCGCTGTGGTCACCACCCAGGGCTCAGAGGCACTGCTGGGGCAGGCAACCCCGCCCAGCACAG GCCAATTCTTCGTGATGATGTCACCACAAGAAGTGTTACAGGGAGGGAGCCAGCGGTCGATTGCCCCCAGGACCCACCCTTATTCCCC GAAgtcagaggctcccaggacaacTCGAGATGAGAAACGGAGGGCTCAACATAACGAAG TGGAGCGCCGCCGCCGGGACAAGATCAACAACTGGATTGTACAGCTGTCCAAAATCATCCCAGACTGCTCTATGGAGAGCACCAAGTCTGGCCAG AGTAAGGGTGGAATCCTGTCCAAAGCCTGTGACTATATCCAGGAGCTACGTCAGAGCAACCACCGGTTGTCTGAAGAGCTGCAGGGGTTAGATCAGTTGCAGCTGGACAATGACGTGCTTCGACAACAGGTCAGGCTAATTCCAGGACGGCCCCCTTGGCACCCTGTAGCTGCTGACCCAGTTTGGATTCCCTGGAAAACACTTACGTTGTCCTTCTCCACCATGGCTGTCAGGCTGACTTGA
- the Tstd1 gene encoding thiosulfate:glutathione sulfurtransferase isoform X3 — protein MLRVAVLRQSHTGAAAGTMTGVPTVSFSELRQLLASGRARLFDVRSREEAAAGTIPGALNIPVSELEMALNMDPAAFQTSYCAEKPKLEDKNLIFFCQMGRRGLQATQLAQGLGYTGARNYAGAYKEWLEKEG, from the exons atgctTCGGGTTGCAGTGCTGCGTCAGAGTCACACAGGTGCTGCTGCTGGAACCATGACTGGAG tgcCTACAGTCTCCTTCTCTGAACTCCGTCAACTCCTAGCCTCAGGCAGGGCCAGGCTCTTCGATGTCCGCTCACGGGAGGAGGCAGCGGCTGGTACCATTCCCGGGGCACTCAACATCCCTG TGTCTGAGTTGGAAATGGCCTTGAACATGGACCCAGCTGCTTTTCAGACTTCATACTGTGCTGAGAAGCCAAAGCTAGAAGACAAGAATCTTATTTTCTTCTGTCAGATGGGCAGGCGGGGCCTCCAGGCCACACAGCTGGCACAAGGTCTTGGATACACAGG gGCTCGAAACTATGCCGGGGCCTATAAGGAATGGCTGGAGAAAGAGGGCTAA
- the Tstd1 gene encoding thiosulfate:glutathione sulfurtransferase isoform X1, with amino-acid sequence MLRVAVLRQSHTGAAAGTMTGVPTVSFSELRQLLASGRARLFDVRSREEAAAGTIPGALNIPGIGFPLLAEELSMMVLTKGASFMSELEMALNMDPAAFQTSYCAEKPKLEDKNLIFFCQMGRRGLQATQLAQGLGYTGARNYAGAYKEWLEKEG; translated from the exons atgctTCGGGTTGCAGTGCTGCGTCAGAGTCACACAGGTGCTGCTGCTGGAACCATGACTGGAG tgcCTACAGTCTCCTTCTCTGAACTCCGTCAACTCCTAGCCTCAGGCAGGGCCAGGCTCTTCGATGTCCGCTCACGGGAGGAGGCAGCGGCTGGTACCATTCCCGGGGCACTCAACATCCCTGGTATAGGATTTCCCTTGTTGGCAGAGGAACTGTCCATGATGGTTTTAACTAAAGGAGCCTCATTTA TGTCTGAGTTGGAAATGGCCTTGAACATGGACCCAGCTGCTTTTCAGACTTCATACTGTGCTGAGAAGCCAAAGCTAGAAGACAAGAATCTTATTTTCTTCTGTCAGATGGGCAGGCGGGGCCTCCAGGCCACACAGCTGGCACAAGGTCTTGGATACACAGG gGCTCGAAACTATGCCGGGGCCTATAAGGAATGGCTGGAGAAAGAGGGCTAA
- the Tstd1 gene encoding thiosulfate:glutathione sulfurtransferase isoform X2, whose translation MLRVAVLRQSHTVPTVSFSELRQLLASGRARLFDVRSREEAAAGTIPGALNIPGIGFPLLAEELSMMVLTKGASFMSELEMALNMDPAAFQTSYCAEKPKLEDKNLIFFCQMGRRGLQATQLAQGLGYTGARNYAGAYKEWLEKEG comes from the exons atgctTCGGGTTGCAGTGCTGCGTCAGAGTCACACAG tgcCTACAGTCTCCTTCTCTGAACTCCGTCAACTCCTAGCCTCAGGCAGGGCCAGGCTCTTCGATGTCCGCTCACGGGAGGAGGCAGCGGCTGGTACCATTCCCGGGGCACTCAACATCCCTGGTATAGGATTTCCCTTGTTGGCAGAGGAACTGTCCATGATGGTTTTAACTAAAGGAGCCTCATTTA TGTCTGAGTTGGAAATGGCCTTGAACATGGACCCAGCTGCTTTTCAGACTTCATACTGTGCTGAGAAGCCAAAGCTAGAAGACAAGAATCTTATTTTCTTCTGTCAGATGGGCAGGCGGGGCCTCCAGGCCACACAGCTGGCACAAGGTCTTGGATACACAGG gGCTCGAAACTATGCCGGGGCCTATAAGGAATGGCTGGAGAAAGAGGGCTAA